GCAGCTGCCTAAATTATTTCAAATTTCTTAATTTCGCTTATCAGAATAACCTCAACGTTCTCGGCATCTTTGATTTTCTGCAAGAAATTGTTTATTATCCCTTCTGCTTCCTTTATGTCCTTTGGAAGGAGTAACCTTATTACCAGGTTGTACCTCCCGACACCCTTCTCAATTGACTTGACATGCTCAATCCCTGAGATCTCAGCAATAACCTTGTCGATATCAGAAGGAATCTTAGACTTCACGAGTACTAGGGCATACATGTATCCAAGCTTATCTATATCTGGAATAATTGTGAATTTTTTAATAATTCCCATTTTCTTTAACTTTTCCATCCTCCTTGCTATCCTCTGTCTAGTCGTCTTAAGGATCTCGGCTAGCTCCCTATATGTAAGTCGAGAATTTTCAGATAAAATTTTAACGAGCTGGACATCAATCTTATCCAGCTTTCTCATGCAATTCCACCCTCTCTTAGAGAATACAGGGATTCTATAAAAATGTTTCGTATGTTTTCCAAAATCCAAAAGTTGATACAATGTTACAGATCTCTCGTTGAGTATTTTTTAATTGTTTCTCTAAGGGCACCCTCAATGTCAATTTTAAAGTAGTTTGCTATGCAAATTAGTGCAAAGAGAACATCTCCAACTTCCTCCCTTAACTTTGCATGATCTCTCCTTCCCTTCACCCCTTCAAAAGATAAAATAACATCGGCAAGTTCTCCAACTTCCTCAACCAATGCTGTGAGCATTTGAGCAGGCGTCCAATAGCCTCCCATTCTTTTTATCAGCTCATCAACCTCCTTCTGAAGGTCTTTCATACTTCAGCTCCTCCATTATAGCCCCAAAGTACTCAGCAAGCTTTTCCTTATTCACTCTATAGAACCTAAGCTTACCTTCCTTCCTCTCCTCTAACAGATCAATCTCCTTGAGGATCCTTATGTGATGGCTTATAAGGGTCTGGTCAACGTCAAGTGCCTTGGCTATTAAGCATACGCACATCCACCTATCAATTAGCATCTTAAGAATGCCAAACCTTATTGGGTTCGCTATGACCCTTAAGAACCTCCTCGTCTTATCCGTTGGATAGGGCTCTATCTCCTCATCAAGATCATATATTCCACACCTTTCAAGACAGCTCATTACTGTCTTCTTCTGTTTCTCACTTAGACTTTCAACGAGATCCCTAATCCTCATGGTGTTCACCATACCAAGGTTTTGAACTTAAGGTATAAAAAATTTGTTTCATCTGAAAATCATTGAGTGGGCAAAATTATTTCAAGCAAAAGTCCGAAAATCTCGGGGGGAGGAGAGCATGAGTAAGGGGGATATAGCGGAGTTCACGGTTAAGCTTGGTAACATGGAAATTGGAGAAGCTCCAAGAGAACTGAACGATTATGAACTTTCAATCTTCTTGGCAAGGGTCTCAAACACAGTTAGGGCTCTCATACCAGATTATCTACAAGAGAGGATAGACGTTAGTAGGATGCTAAGTGAGATAAAGGTGGAAGGAAGCATTGAGGAAAAGTTAAAATTTTTGAGATCGCCTGGGACCTCAAGGAAGATTAACACTTATGTCATGGAGGAAGACAAGAAGCTAAAGAAGCTTCTTCTTGATGTCGCTAAAGTTGTGGTGGTCTGGAACGTTTTAAAGGATGAACTACCCCTCGACTTCCCTGTTGGAAAGATTGAGGAGCTTAAAATAAAGCCGAGATATGAGGAAGAGCACATAAACTTCACGGTAAAATTTGGAAAATGGATAGTTGTTAAAAGGCTTATAGTTGATGAAAAGACACCAATGCTGGACATAGCAAGACTGTTGGCGAGTATAAATGAAACCACCGTGAATAAGATTCCTGAATTCGCGAGGATAGACGTCAAAAGAATTGAGGAGCATTTCAAAGAATTTAAGAAGGTCAGAAAGGAGGAAGACATAAAGAAACTCGTGGAGAAATTCAGAAAATTTGAACCGAAAAATGAATTAGAGATTAGGTATGCCGTTAAGGAAATGCTATCAAAGTTAAATCTAAGCATAGATATCCCTGCAAAGAATTTGGAGAAGTACCTCGAAAGAACGGGATGATGAAGCCGAGGACACCTGAGGGGTGATGAATCTTCGCTTCGCCGACCGGAGGAAAATTAAATGTCCGACGTCTCAGCCTTGATATCGTTTGCGTACGTTCCAGCACTTGCACTCCTTTGGTACTTTTATCATCAAGATAGGCTAGAACCAGAGCCAAAGAGAGTTGTGATAAGTACTTTCTTACTAGGTGGAACATTATCAATTGGTATTGCAATCTTGCTCGAGAGCCTCTTGATCCCAAGGTGGTTTCCAAGTATTCCCGCTTTACTTCCAGCAACATTCTTCTACATCTCCCTAATCGCGGGGATTGTCGAAGAACCTGCAAAGGCTCTTGCGATAAGGTACGCGTATAACACTGGCAATCTTTACGGAATCATGGATGGAGTAATCTATGGAGTTGCAGCGGGGCTCGGCTTCGCTGCAACAGAAAATTTTCTGTATGGCCTTGGATATGGAGTCGAAGTAACGATTCAGAGAACTTTATTAACCCCTATAGGTCATGCAACATGGAGCGCAATAGTGGGGGTTGGATATGGTCTGAAGGCTGAAGGGAAGGTGCACACGTTAATTCCTTACTTCACCCTTGCAATTATCCTACACTTCCTCTGGGACTATTACGCGTTTCTGAGTACAATATCGCCAGTGTACTATGCCATGGTATTCCTGATATTCATGGTGAACCTGTTGATAATAAGATGGCTTATAAGCCTTGGAAAGAGAGAAGATTTAGAGAGGATGTGGTGGTCAATTATATTAGGTGGTAGGAGATGGTGAACATTGAGGAAATTCTAGCTGACGTTAGACCTTATATAGAGTACTACTCAAGGCTTAAAGAACTCGTAATGAGATTATCCAAGGAAAGTAGGGACATAAATGAGCTTATAGAAAAGCTGATGGAGGAAGAGAGGAAGGTTCCAGAACCATTCAGGACTGACATAAAGATACTCATTAATAGGTTGGAAAACCTCAGGTGATGCGGACATCATCACAACTCAGCCGGTTGATCCATCATCATCGGTCAAGGAAAATGTTTTAAGATTCACCTTTATAGTTATCCATGCCCGATGATGGCAACAGGGTAGCTGCCGAGTTGATGAGGAAGCCGTTCCAGACTGAGGTTTTGACGAATGTTGTGAGGAAACCTTTTTATGAATTCTTTCCTTAAAACTCCGTGGTGATGATCATGTACCTTGCAGAGTTCAAGCTCAGGTTTGGCAACAGGAAGTGGTACGTTAGAAGAATAGTTGAGGCAGATAGCTACGAGAAGGCCGTAGAGATAGCAAAGAGGTATGCAGAGCTCATGAACAAGGGAGAAGTCAAGTGGGAGCTTGCAGATGTATATGAGGCAGAGAGACCACTAACGATTGGAGAAGAGGAAATCAAGAAGCTCGAGTGAGTTCTCCAGCTATGTTCTTTTTCATTAGTTCTTTAACTTTCTCGACTTCCTTTGTATGGCCCAAGATCCACATGAGTTTAGTGATTGTAGCCTCCTTCGTCATGT
The window above is part of the Pyrococcus sp. NA2 genome. Proteins encoded here:
- a CDS encoding Lrp/AsnC family transcriptional regulator; translation: MRKLDKIDVQLVKILSENSRLTYRELAEILKTTRQRIARRMEKLKKMGIIKKFTIIPDIDKLGYMYALVLVKSKIPSDIDKVIAEISGIEHVKSIEKGVGRYNLVIRLLLPKDIKEAEGIINNFLQKIKDAENVEVILISEIKKFEII
- a CDS encoding nucleotide pyrophosphohydrolase; the encoded protein is MKDLQKEVDELIKRMGGYWTPAQMLTALVEEVGELADVILSFEGVKGRRDHAKLREEVGDVLFALICIANYFKIDIEGALRETIKKYSTRDL
- a CDS encoding helix-turn-helix transcriptional regulator — its product is MRIRDLVESLSEKQKKTVMSCLERCGIYDLDEEIEPYPTDKTRRFLRVIANPIRFGILKMLIDRWMCVCLIAKALDVDQTLISHHIRILKEIDLLEERKEGKLRFYRVNKEKLAEYFGAIMEELKYERPSEGG
- a CDS encoding DUF2666 family protein translates to MSKGDIAEFTVKLGNMEIGEAPRELNDYELSIFLARVSNTVRALIPDYLQERIDVSRMLSEIKVEGSIEEKLKFLRSPGTSRKINTYVMEEDKKLKKLLLDVAKVVVVWNVLKDELPLDFPVGKIEELKIKPRYEEEHINFTVKFGKWIVVKRLIVDEKTPMLDIARLLASINETTVNKIPEFARIDVKRIEEHFKEFKKVRKEEDIKKLVEKFRKFEPKNELEIRYAVKEMLSKLNLSIDIPAKNLEKYLERTG
- a CDS encoding PrsW family intramembrane metalloprotease, with amino-acid sequence MSDVSALISFAYVPALALLWYFYHQDRLEPEPKRVVISTFLLGGTLSIGIAILLESLLIPRWFPSIPALLPATFFYISLIAGIVEEPAKALAIRYAYNTGNLYGIMDGVIYGVAAGLGFAATENFLYGLGYGVEVTIQRTLLTPIGHATWSAIVGVGYGLKAEGKVHTLIPYFTLAIILHFLWDYYAFLSTISPVYYAMVFLIFMVNLLIIRWLISLGKREDLERMWWSIILGGRRW